Proteins from a genomic interval of Rhizobium rhododendri:
- a CDS encoding ABC transporter permease, with the protein MRNETGTLTSERRPSGLRSRRALPSWVSTTALLMPTYGWLTLAVFLPLLTMLVFSFMSATPMGKAPIVFTLKQYRAFIDQPYLVGIAVTSLLIGFWTTLSCAVIGFLAAVALTRSTFGKTREMLLILILLPFWTNGLVRVFSWTMVLRENGFLDTLFHIVFPEAGSIGFLYSRYAIVVGLVHGYLPYMILTCYIALVTIDEAIIEAASSLGARWWTILFKILVPMAAPGLVSGAVLTFIPVIGSFMEPRILGGRVGVTMGTVIEDQFTQAFNWPLGAALSFTLLAVVLAIFATFSGVLRRGTTA; encoded by the coding sequence ATGCGGAATGAGACCGGTACACTGACGTCGGAGCGCAGACCCTCGGGTCTGCGCTCAAGACGCGCCCTTCCATCCTGGGTTTCGACGACGGCCCTGCTGATGCCGACCTATGGCTGGCTGACCCTCGCTGTTTTCCTGCCGTTGCTGACCATGCTGGTCTTCAGCTTCATGTCGGCCACTCCGATGGGCAAGGCGCCAATCGTCTTCACCCTGAAACAGTACCGGGCCTTCATCGACCAGCCCTATCTGGTCGGCATTGCTGTCACGTCGCTGCTGATCGGCTTCTGGACGACGCTTTCCTGCGCCGTGATCGGTTTTCTGGCGGCTGTCGCGCTCACCCGCTCCACCTTCGGCAAGACGCGCGAAATGCTGCTGATCCTCATCCTCCTGCCGTTCTGGACCAACGGTTTGGTTCGCGTCTTTTCCTGGACGATGGTGCTGCGCGAGAACGGCTTCCTCGACACGCTGTTCCACATCGTCTTTCCCGAGGCCGGCTCGATCGGCTTTCTCTACAGTCGTTACGCGATCGTCGTCGGCCTGGTACATGGCTACCTGCCCTACATGATCCTCACCTGCTACATCGCGCTGGTGACTATCGATGAGGCGATCATCGAGGCTGCCTCCAGTCTCGGTGCGCGCTGGTGGACCATTCTCTTCAAGATCCTCGTGCCTATGGCAGCACCCGGCCTTGTCTCGGGCGCCGTGCTGACCTTCATTCCGGTGATCGGGTCCTTCATGGAACCTCGCATTCTCGGTGGCCGCGTCGGCGTGACGATGGGCACGGTCATCGAGGACCAGTTTACGCAGGCCTTCAACTGGCCGCTTGGCGCCGCGTTGTCTTTCACGCTGCTTGCCGTCGTGCTGGCTATCTTTGCAACGTTCTCGGGCGTCCTGCGCCGCGGCACCACAGCCTAG